A stretch of the Vulcanisaeta souniana JCM 11219 genome encodes the following:
- a CDS encoding DNA repair exonuclease — protein MLIAQLADIHLGHRQYGLDERLEDYNRAFLSAVNEVLRLREKGGLDTVIISGDFFDTQRPPPSIYVTAIRGLTRLREAGIRVVVIRGNHDASIINPVENPLTVLHQMGLIDYLDGNYIDLGGVRVIGAGTVYTDIQNRLINELSTLRGNGVNIAVIHQYIEGAPYIYPMPNVDVFMVNEKPLAQLGLDYIAVGHIHEHGLKHPRINAVYPGSLEVWDAREFEIYEYTDDRLRKIKDIDPKGFLLLDVGNNGVRVSSVKIGPSRRLVRVRIKYDDAKPSTVKRDVSYIASNMDQRGSLVILEIEGRVAGGYSTRDFNTTELRRLFSKAWVDVRLVLERQSAERSPRVFGGIGEIIRQALRSRLGDEEVGVVMDVIERVKADDEDGALKTLERFIGVPLSGSKSIKDWLGASE, from the coding sequence ATGCTGATCGCGCAATTAGCCGATATACACCTTGGGCATAGGCAGTATGGACTTGATGAGAGGCTTGAGGATTATAATAGGGCGTTCCTAAGTGCCGTTAACGAGGTACTTAGACTTAGGGAGAAGGGCGGGTTGGACACTGTGATAATTAGTGGGGACTTCTTCGATACGCAGAGGCCACCGCCTAGTATTTACGTGACAGCAATAAGGGGCTTAACTAGGCTTAGGGAGGCGGGTATCAGGGTCGTAGTAATCAGGGGTAATCATGATGCGTCCATAATTAACCCAGTGGAGAATCCATTAACCGTGCTTCATCAAATGGGCCTAATTGACTACCTTGATGGTAATTATATTGACTTGGGTGGCGTTAGGGTTATTGGTGCTGGCACTGTTTATACTGATATACAGAATAGGCTCATTAATGAGTTAAGTACGTTGAGGGGCAATGGAGTGAATATTGCCGTGATACACCAGTACATTGAGGGAGCTCCATACATATACCCAATGCCCAACGTGGATGTCTTCATGGTTAATGAGAAACCCCTGGCTCAGCTGGGTCTTGATTACATTGCCGTGGGCCACATACATGAACACGGGCTTAAGCACCCAAGGATAAACGCGGTCTACCCGGGTTCACTGGAGGTTTGGGATGCCAGGGAATTCGAGATTTATGAATATACTGACGACAGATTGAGAAAGATTAAGGACATTGATCCCAAGGGTTTCCTGCTCCTCGATGTTGGTAATAACGGCGTTAGGGTAAGTAGTGTCAAGATAGGGCCATCCAGGAGGCTGGTCAGGGTTAGGATTAAGTATGATGATGCTAAACCAAGCACTGTTAAGAGGGATGTCTCCTACATAGCCAGTAACATGGATCAGAGGGGTTCATTGGTGATACTGGAGATTGAGGGTAGGGTGGCCGGTGGTTACTCAACGAGGGACTTCAACACCACCGAACTAAGGAGGCTATTTAGCAAGGCATGGGTTGACGTAAGGCTCGTCCTTGAGAGACAGAGCGCCGAGAGAAGCCCTAGGGTGTTTGGTGGAATTGGCGAAATAATTAGGCAGGCATTGAGGTCTAGGTTGGGCGATGAGGAGGTAGGTGTGGTAATGGATGTAATAGAGAGGGTTAAGGCTGATGATGAGGATGGCGCCCTCAAAACCCTGGAGAGGTTCATTGGTGTGCCACTGAGCGGTAGTAAGTCGATAAAGGATTGGTTGGGTGCGTCGGAATGA